Proteins from a single region of Felis catus isolate Fca126 chromosome B4, F.catus_Fca126_mat1.0, whole genome shotgun sequence:
- the LOC109502001 gene encoding uncharacterized protein LOC109502001 — MRSYGISETQREGVTQNQTPPLQLQGRPSRIRLLPGPPRPGSGPRLCSDPTPGHRPALQTLRPPETVGKVPPAGDSPPVHLVGGPLRPLCPHTWSLIVPAPLGVRVPSGAEKTTGALQTDKWTHSLTTLPSLCRPPSPPLLPGRRAFSGLETEAASRCEVSFHSFATREGSPQRSRQAGHRAPGAGKWVPDGPERTIVRGRAECGSLLSCVLKVSPSRGCEGTTGLWAFTASPQASPTRPPYACLPLAWGWGRERTERPFLYFILFYFTFSPICKITPSESTVPPGSSTKFENIQLKTWEQPSGGWG; from the coding sequence ATGCGTTCATATGGAATCTCAGAGACGCAGAGAGAGGGTGTGACGCAGAATCAGACTCCTCCCCTCCAGCTGCAGGGACGTCCCAGCAGAATCAGACTCCTCCCCGGGCCTCCGCGGCCAGGCTCAGGGCCTCGGCTGTGCTCAGATCCCACACCTGGTCACAGGCCCGCCCTGCAGACGCTTCGGCCTCCAGAGACGGTCGGGAAGGTGCCGCCCGCAGGGGACTCCCCGCCAGTGCATTTGGTGGGTGGCCCGCTAAGGCCCCTCTGTCCCCACACGTGGTCCCTTATAGTTCCGGCGCCTCTAGGTGTCAGGGTTCCTTCAGGGGCAGAGAAAACAACAGGCGCCCTACAGACAGACAAGTGGACGCACAGCCTCACaactctcccttccctctgccgccctccctccccacccctgctccctggGAGGCGGGCCTTCTCCGGGCTGGAGACTGAGGCAGCGAGCAGGTGTGAGGTCTCATTTCACAGCTTTGCGACCCGAGAGGGAAGTCCCCAGAGATCTCGGCAGGCCGGTCATCGGGCCCCAGGGGCCGGGAAGTGGGTGCCAGACGGACCTGAGCGGACAATTGTCAGAGGGCGGGCGGAGTGCGGGAGTCTCTTGTCGTGTGTGCTAAAGGTGAGCCCCTCGAGGGGCTGTGAGGGAACCACAGGGCTATGGGCTTTTACAGCGAGTCCACAGGCTTCCCCAACACGGCCTCCTTACGCTTGCCTTCCCCtagcgtgggggtgggggagggagagaacagaaagacctttcctttattttattttattttattttactttttctccaaTTTGTAAAATCACGCCCTCTGAGAGCACAGTGCCTCCGGGCTCGAgtacaaaatttgaaaacattcaaTTAAAAACCTGGGAGCAGCCTTCGGGGGGCTGGGGTTAG